A single genomic interval of Mustela nigripes isolate SB6536 chromosome 7, MUSNIG.SB6536, whole genome shotgun sequence harbors:
- the LOC132022240 gene encoding ATP synthase subunit f, mitochondrial-like — translation MVSVIPVKEKKLMDVKLGELPSWILMQDFTPKGPFGAFQRSYYRYYKYVKVKKRGIPGVSMVLAAYVVFNYLPCYKGLKHEQIQK, via the coding sequence ATGGTGTCAGTCATACCAGTGAAGGAAAAGAAGCTCATGGATGTGAAACTAGGAGAGCTGCCCAGCTGGATACTGATGCAGGATTTCACCCCTAAAGGCCCTTTTGGCGCATTTCAAAGAAGTTACTACCGGTATTACAAGTATGTCAAGGTGAAGAAAAGGGGCATCCCTGGGGTTTCTATGGTGCTGGCAGCTTATGTGGTTTTCAACTACCTTCCTTGTTACAAGGGACTCAAGCATGAACA